In Prunus dulcis chromosome 1, ALMONDv2, whole genome shotgun sequence, the following are encoded in one genomic region:
- the LOC117625674 gene encoding uncharacterized protein LOC117625674: MGEGKGSTLVHLLVIVLSLVAFGFAIAAERQRSVGRIEKNDRTNETYCVYNSDVATGYGVGGFLFLLSGESLLMGITKCMCFGRPLAPGGNRAWSIIYFVSSWTTFLVAEACLIAGATKNAYHTKYRGMIYAQNFSCEALRKGVFISGAVFVVVTMILNVYYYMYFTKATTTQAAHKANHSSSTVGMAGYA, from the exons ATGGGAGAAGGAAAGGGCTCAACTTTGGTGCACCTTCTGGTAATTGTTCTGAGCTTAGTGGCCTTTGGGTTCGCCATTGCTGCTGAGAGACAAAGAAGTGTG GGCCGAATAGAGAAAAATGATCGAACGAATGAAACTTACTGTGTGTATAATTCAGATGTTGCGACTGGTTATGGAGTAGGTGGTTTCTTGTTTCTTCTCTCAGGCGAATCACTCCTCATGGGTATCACAAAGTGCATGTGTTTTGGGAGACCCTTGGCCCCTGGTGGGAATCGAGCTTGGtctattatatattttgtttcatCATG GACAACTTTTCTGGTGGCGGAAGCTTGTCTAATTGCTGGTGCTACAAAAAATGCCTATCACACTAAGTACCGGGGAATGATATATGCTCAGAACTTCTCCTGTGAAGCTTTACGAAAAGGTGTTTTCATTTCTGGAGCGGTATTTGTGGTTGTGACTATGATTCTCAACGTATATTACTACATGTACTTCACCAAGGCAACTACAACTCAGGCAGCTCATAAAGCAAATCATTCGAGCTCAACTGTTGGGATGGCTGGGTATGCATAG